The following proteins come from a genomic window of Gadus morhua chromosome 11, gadMor3.0, whole genome shotgun sequence:
- the LOC115554655 gene encoding vitelline membrane outer layer protein 1 homolog, with protein MGYLMYTAVAVLALVASGWCKEEPVERAGLKFSSRKYSSVINVPNGEQFGNWTWPEMCPDKFYAVGFSVRVESNQYGLDDTALNGVRLICARDEDRSFLYSIESHVGFYGEWSQPQYCPRGVLESFQLRVEPHQGLFGDDTAVNNIRFRCSSHPVLEGPGTGWGEYGLWSPVCPSGGICGLESKVEEYQQGLDDSSLNDVRFYCCDRPQHVSD; from the exons ATGGGCTACCTGATGTACACTGCGGTGGCGGTTCTTGCGCTGGTGGCGTCCGGCTGGTGCAAGGAGGAGCCCGTCGAGCGTGCCGGGCTGAAGTTCAGCAGCAGGAAGTACTCCTCTGTCATCAACGTGCCCAACGGAGAGCAGTTTGGGAACTGGACCTGGCCCGAGATGTGTCCCGACAAGTTCTACGCTGTGGGCTTCAGCGTCCGG GTGGAGTCCAACCAGTACGGTCTGGATGACACCGCCCTGAACGGAGTCCGCCTCATCTGTGCCAGAGACGAAGACCGCAGCTTCCTGTACTCCATTGAATCTCATGTGGGCTT CTATGGAGAGTGGTCCCAGCCCCAGTACTGCCCCAGGGGGGTTCTCGAGTCCTTCCAGCTGCGCGTGGAGCCCCACCAGGGTCTGTTCGGCGATGACACCGCCGTCAACAACATCCGCTTCCGCTGCAGCAGCCACCCCGTGCTGGAGGGCCCGGGGACCGGATGGGGGGAGTACGGCCTCTGGAGCCCCGTCTGCCCCAGCGGAGGCATCTGTGGTCTGGAGTCTAAGGTGGAGGAGTACCAGCAAGGCCTGGACGACTCCAGCCTCAACGACGTGCGCTTCTACTGCTGCGATCGACCCCAGCATGTCAG TGATTGA
- the brd2b gene encoding bromodomain-containing protein 2b isoform X2 encodes MDTHSSSGAGKRIRKPSLLYEDFESPSLGHSQPQGPTSFPHPPVRDPGRPSRVTNQLQFLQKAMMKSLWRHHFAWPFHEPVDAYRLNLPDYHKIIKQPMDMGSIKKRLENNFYCSASECIQDFNTMFTNCYIYNKPTDDIVLMAQSLEKIFLQKVAQMPQEEIELAPPTQRTKAGRGKGRKSSASRAHQVPAVSQSLYSPSSSDTESLQASSPHPVLTKSLPPPTIMGMPPTQPTTKKKGVKRKADTTTPSTMGLPVGLSAGARMVGLGKGGHGGQIHDSSPLTLSSLGGMSMDAGGPVLGMVRGPGGGPVLLQPMMVSAAAAARRVGSGRPIKPPKKDLPDSIQLQPARRGKLSPQLRHCSGLLKDMLSKKHAGYAWPFYKPVDATALGLHDYHDIIKYPMDLSTVKRKMDCREYRDAQQFAADIRLMFSNCYKYNPPDHDVVGMARKLQDVFEFRFAKMPDEPHTDRPAMSMSGHPSSSSSSSSSSTSSSSSSSSESEPSTESEDSESSSDSEEERAHRLAELQDQVCTQLRAVHEQLAALSQGPMVKPKKKKEKKEKKEKKKRKKPEKRSRAVKVKAEAEEWKMPGKAPKSKSTKGGAATVGKRGPGKKSNKNSKTSKKAFFAPPPPSSMLPHYDSEEEEEIVPMSYDEKRQLSLDINKLPGEKLGRVVHIIQAREPSLRDTNPEEIEIDFETLKPSTLKELERYVMTCLRKKPRKPYTKKASSGKSKEELTLEKRQELERRLQDVSGQLNSGKKPAKPKAEKPSNVEPNSQPSRLSGSSSSSDSSSSSSSSSSSDTSDSDSG; translated from the exons ATGGACACCCACAGCAGCTCCGGCGCAGGCAAGCGCATCCGTAAGCCCTCCCTGCTGTACGAGGACTTCGAGAGCCCCTCACTGGGCCACTCCCAGCCCCAGGGGCCCACCAGCttcccccatccccctgtccGGGACCCGGGCCGACCGAGCCGGGTCACCAACCAGCTGCAGTTCCTCCAGAAGGCCATGATGAAGTCCCTGTGGAGGCACCACTTCGCCTGGCCCTTCCACGAGCCCGTCGATGCATACCGCCTGAACCTGCCG gactACCACAAGATCATCAAGCAACCGATGGACATGGGGTCGATCAAGAAGCGCCTGGAGAACAACTTCTACTGCAGCGCCAGCGAGTGTATCCAGGACTTCAACACCATGTTCACCAACTGTTACATCTACAACAAG CCCACGGATGACATTGTTCTGATGGCCCAGTCCTTGGAGAAGATCTTCCTCCAGAAGGTGGCCCAGATGCCCCAGGAGGAGATCGAGCTGGCACCCCCAACCCAGCGCACCAAGGCGGGCCGGGGCAAAGGTCGCAAGTCCAGTG catCCAGAGCACACCAGGTCCCGGCTGTGTCCCAGTCCCtctactccccctcctcctcggacACAGAGTCCCTGCAAGCCAGCTCCCCCCACCCCGTGCTCACCAAGAGCCTGCCCCCTCCCACCATCATGGGCATGCCCCCCACGCAGCCCACCACCAAG AAGAAGGGCGTGAAGCGGAAGGcggacaccaccaccccctccaccatgGGGCTGCCCGTCGGGCTGTCGGCCGGTGCCCGCATGGTTGGCCTGGGGAAGGGCGGGCACGGGGGCCAGATCCACGACTCCTCCccgctcaccctctcctccctggggGGCATGAGCATGGACGCCGGCGGGCCCGTCCTGGGCATGGTGCGGGGCCCCGGCGGCGGGCCCGTCCTGCTCCAGCCCATGATGGtgagcgcggcggcggcggcccgccGGGTGGGCAGCGGCCGGCCCATTAAGCCCCCCAAGAAGGACCTGCCGGACTCCATCCAGCTGCAGCCGGCGCGCCGCGGCAAGCTGAGCCCCCAGCTGCGGCACTGTAGCGGGCTGCTGAAGGACATGCTTTCCAAGAAGCACGCCGGCTACGCCTGGCCCTTCTACAAGCCCGTGGACGCCACCGCCCTCGGTCTCCACGACTACCACGACATCATCAAGTACCCCATGGACCTCAGCACAGTCAAG AGGAAGATGGACTGCAGGGAGTACAGGGACGCCCAGCAGTTTGCTGCTGACATCCGACTCATGTTCTCCAACTGCTACAAGTACAACCCCCCCGACCACGACGTTGTGGGGATGGCCCGCAAGCTGCAG GACGTGTTTGAGTTCCGCTTCGCCAAAATGCCGGACGAGCCCCACACGGACCGCCCCGCCATGTCTATGAGTGGCCACccttcgtcgtcgtcgtcgtcctcttcctcctccacctcgtcctcctcctcctcttcgtccgaGAGCGAGCCCAGCACCGAGAGCGAGGACAGCGAGAGCAGCTCCGACAGCGAGGAGGAGCGAGCACACCGATTAGCTGAGCTCCAGGACCAGGTGTGCACccag CTGCGTGCGGTCCACGAGCAGCTGGCCGCACTCTCCCAGGGGCCCATGGTGAAGCCCAAgaaaaagaaggagaagaaagagaagaaggagaagaagaagaggaagaagccgGAGAAGAGGAGTCGAGCAGTGAAGGTgaaggcggaggcggaggagtGGAAGATGCCGGGAAAGGCCCCCAAAAGCAAGTCCACCAAAGGAGGGGCCGCCACGGTGGGGAAGAGGGGCCCGGGCAAGAAGAGCAACAAGAACAGCAA gaCCTCTAAGAAGGCCTTCTTTGCCCCGCCGCCACCCTCCTCCATGCTCCCCCACTAcgactcggaggaggaggaggagatcgtGCCCATGTCGTACGACGAGAAGCGCCAGCTGAGCCTGGACATCAACAAGCTGCCGGGGGAGAAGCTGGGCCGTGTGGTGCACATCATCCAGGCCCGGGAGCCGTCCCTGAGGGACACCAACCCCGAGGAGATCGAGATCGACTTCGAGACGCTCAAGCCGTCCACACTGAAGGAGCTGGAGCGCTACGTCATGACGTGTCTGAGGAAGAAGCCGCGCAAGCCCTACA CTAAGAAGGCGAGCAGTGGCAAATCCAAAGAGGAGCTGACTCTGGAGAAGAGGCAGGAGCTGGAGAGGAGACTTCAGGATGTTAGTGGACAGCTCAACTCTGGCAAGAAGCCTGCCAAACCCAAGG CGGAGAAGCCGAGCAACGTGGAGCCCAACAGCCAGCCGTCACGCCTCAGCGGCAGTAGCTCCAGTTCagactcctcctcgtcctcttcctcctcgtcttcctcagaCACCAGTGATTCCGACTCGGGTTGA
- the brd2b gene encoding bromodomain-containing protein 2b isoform X1, with product MEAAINPTRDSSLLGLSGGGMDTHSSSGAGKRIRKPSLLYEDFESPSLGHSQPQGPTSFPHPPVRDPGRPSRVTNQLQFLQKAMMKSLWRHHFAWPFHEPVDAYRLNLPDYHKIIKQPMDMGSIKKRLENNFYCSASECIQDFNTMFTNCYIYNKPTDDIVLMAQSLEKIFLQKVAQMPQEEIELAPPTQRTKAGRGKGRKSSASRAHQVPAVSQSLYSPSSSDTESLQASSPHPVLTKSLPPPTIMGMPPTQPTTKKKGVKRKADTTTPSTMGLPVGLSAGARMVGLGKGGHGGQIHDSSPLTLSSLGGMSMDAGGPVLGMVRGPGGGPVLLQPMMVSAAAAARRVGSGRPIKPPKKDLPDSIQLQPARRGKLSPQLRHCSGLLKDMLSKKHAGYAWPFYKPVDATALGLHDYHDIIKYPMDLSTVKRKMDCREYRDAQQFAADIRLMFSNCYKYNPPDHDVVGMARKLQDVFEFRFAKMPDEPHTDRPAMSMSGHPSSSSSSSSSSTSSSSSSSSESEPSTESEDSESSSDSEEERAHRLAELQDQVCTQLRAVHEQLAALSQGPMVKPKKKKEKKEKKEKKKRKKPEKRSRAVKVKAEAEEWKMPGKAPKSKSTKGGAATVGKRGPGKKSNKNSKTSKKAFFAPPPPSSMLPHYDSEEEEEIVPMSYDEKRQLSLDINKLPGEKLGRVVHIIQAREPSLRDTNPEEIEIDFETLKPSTLKELERYVMTCLRKKPRKPYTKKASSGKSKEELTLEKRQELERRLQDVSGQLNSGKKPAKPKAEKPSNVEPNSQPSRLSGSSSSSDSSSSSSSSSSSDTSDSDSG from the exons ctcACTGCTAGGGCTGTCCGGGGGCGGGATGGACACCCACAGCAGCTCCGGCGCAGGCAAGCGCATCCGTAAGCCCTCCCTGCTGTACGAGGACTTCGAGAGCCCCTCACTGGGCCACTCCCAGCCCCAGGGGCCCACCAGCttcccccatccccctgtccGGGACCCGGGCCGACCGAGCCGGGTCACCAACCAGCTGCAGTTCCTCCAGAAGGCCATGATGAAGTCCCTGTGGAGGCACCACTTCGCCTGGCCCTTCCACGAGCCCGTCGATGCATACCGCCTGAACCTGCCG gactACCACAAGATCATCAAGCAACCGATGGACATGGGGTCGATCAAGAAGCGCCTGGAGAACAACTTCTACTGCAGCGCCAGCGAGTGTATCCAGGACTTCAACACCATGTTCACCAACTGTTACATCTACAACAAG CCCACGGATGACATTGTTCTGATGGCCCAGTCCTTGGAGAAGATCTTCCTCCAGAAGGTGGCCCAGATGCCCCAGGAGGAGATCGAGCTGGCACCCCCAACCCAGCGCACCAAGGCGGGCCGGGGCAAAGGTCGCAAGTCCAGTG catCCAGAGCACACCAGGTCCCGGCTGTGTCCCAGTCCCtctactccccctcctcctcggacACAGAGTCCCTGCAAGCCAGCTCCCCCCACCCCGTGCTCACCAAGAGCCTGCCCCCTCCCACCATCATGGGCATGCCCCCCACGCAGCCCACCACCAAG AAGAAGGGCGTGAAGCGGAAGGcggacaccaccaccccctccaccatgGGGCTGCCCGTCGGGCTGTCGGCCGGTGCCCGCATGGTTGGCCTGGGGAAGGGCGGGCACGGGGGCCAGATCCACGACTCCTCCccgctcaccctctcctccctggggGGCATGAGCATGGACGCCGGCGGGCCCGTCCTGGGCATGGTGCGGGGCCCCGGCGGCGGGCCCGTCCTGCTCCAGCCCATGATGGtgagcgcggcggcggcggcccgccGGGTGGGCAGCGGCCGGCCCATTAAGCCCCCCAAGAAGGACCTGCCGGACTCCATCCAGCTGCAGCCGGCGCGCCGCGGCAAGCTGAGCCCCCAGCTGCGGCACTGTAGCGGGCTGCTGAAGGACATGCTTTCCAAGAAGCACGCCGGCTACGCCTGGCCCTTCTACAAGCCCGTGGACGCCACCGCCCTCGGTCTCCACGACTACCACGACATCATCAAGTACCCCATGGACCTCAGCACAGTCAAG AGGAAGATGGACTGCAGGGAGTACAGGGACGCCCAGCAGTTTGCTGCTGACATCCGACTCATGTTCTCCAACTGCTACAAGTACAACCCCCCCGACCACGACGTTGTGGGGATGGCCCGCAAGCTGCAG GACGTGTTTGAGTTCCGCTTCGCCAAAATGCCGGACGAGCCCCACACGGACCGCCCCGCCATGTCTATGAGTGGCCACccttcgtcgtcgtcgtcgtcctcttcctcctccacctcgtcctcctcctcctcttcgtccgaGAGCGAGCCCAGCACCGAGAGCGAGGACAGCGAGAGCAGCTCCGACAGCGAGGAGGAGCGAGCACACCGATTAGCTGAGCTCCAGGACCAGGTGTGCACccag CTGCGTGCGGTCCACGAGCAGCTGGCCGCACTCTCCCAGGGGCCCATGGTGAAGCCCAAgaaaaagaaggagaagaaagagaagaaggagaagaagaagaggaagaagccgGAGAAGAGGAGTCGAGCAGTGAAGGTgaaggcggaggcggaggagtGGAAGATGCCGGGAAAGGCCCCCAAAAGCAAGTCCACCAAAGGAGGGGCCGCCACGGTGGGGAAGAGGGGCCCGGGCAAGAAGAGCAACAAGAACAGCAA gaCCTCTAAGAAGGCCTTCTTTGCCCCGCCGCCACCCTCCTCCATGCTCCCCCACTAcgactcggaggaggaggaggagatcgtGCCCATGTCGTACGACGAGAAGCGCCAGCTGAGCCTGGACATCAACAAGCTGCCGGGGGAGAAGCTGGGCCGTGTGGTGCACATCATCCAGGCCCGGGAGCCGTCCCTGAGGGACACCAACCCCGAGGAGATCGAGATCGACTTCGAGACGCTCAAGCCGTCCACACTGAAGGAGCTGGAGCGCTACGTCATGACGTGTCTGAGGAAGAAGCCGCGCAAGCCCTACA CTAAGAAGGCGAGCAGTGGCAAATCCAAAGAGGAGCTGACTCTGGAGAAGAGGCAGGAGCTGGAGAGGAGACTTCAGGATGTTAGTGGACAGCTCAACTCTGGCAAGAAGCCTGCCAAACCCAAGG CGGAGAAGCCGAGCAACGTGGAGCCCAACAGCCAGCCGTCACGCCTCAGCGGCAGTAGCTCCAGTTCagactcctcctcgtcctcttcctcctcgtcttcctcagaCACCAGTGATTCCGACTCGGGTTGA